Genomic DNA from Candidatus Sulfurimonas marisnigri:
GGAAGTTATCCGTGATAAAGCGGACAACTGTATTATTGTATGTGCTATAGAGAACTTTGACCCAATGGGTGTACATACTGGTGATAGTATCACAGTTGCTCCGGCACTTACTTTAACAGATAAAGAGTACCAGAGAATGCGTAATGCCTCTTTTGATATTTTAAGAGAGGTTGGTGTTGATACTGGTGGAAGTAATGTTCAATTCTCAATTGACCCTAAAACTGGAAGAATGATTGTAATTGAGATGAACCCTCGTGTTTCTCGCTCATCAGCTCTTGCGTCTAAGGCAACCGGTTACCCTATTGCAAAAGTGGCTACTCTTTTGGCAGTCGGCTTTACTCTTGATGAAATCACAAATGACATTACGGGAACTCCTGCATCATTTGAGCCAGTAATAGATTATGTTGTTACAAAAATTCCACGTTTTACATTTGAAAAATTTCCAGAGGCTGAAAATACACTTAGTACAAGTATGAAGTCTGTTGGCGAGGTTATGGCAATTGGACGCACTTTTAAGGAGTCAATTCAAAAAGCTCTCTGTTCACTTGAGACAGATTTATGTGGCTTCAATGAGATTGATGCTGATTTTGATTTTGTTAAACATGAAATTCGTCGCCCAAATGCAGATAGAATCCTATATGTTGCCGAGGGTTTTCGTCGCGGGATGAGCGTTGAGGAGCTATTTGACACATGTCAGATAGATCCATGGTTCTTATACCAACTAGAAGAGATGATAAAAGCTGAGAGCACCATCACAGATAAAATTTTATTCGATGCGGAATTTATGAGAAGCATGAAGGTCGACGGTTTTTCAGATAAAAGAATATCGCAGCTTATAGCTAAAAACTCAAACCAAAAAGTTAGCGAATATGATGTTTACAATGCAAGAAAAACTCTACATGTAAACTTTGAATATAACGAAGTTGATACATGTTCTGCTGAGTTTGAAGCTCTAACTCCATATCTTTATTCAACAACAAATATCACAAAACTACCTAACGTAAAAAACAGGGTAAGCGACAAGAAAAAAGTTCTTATTCTTGGCGGTGGGCCAAACAGAATCGGTCAAGGTATCGAGTTTGACTACTGTTGTGTTCATGCAGCATTCGCACTTAAAGAGATGGATATTGAGTGTATTATGTACAACTGTAATCCTGAAACTGTCTCAACTGATTATGATACTTCAGATGTATTATACTTTGAGCCAATAGACTTTGAGCATGTAAGAGCGGTTGTTGAAAATGAAAAACCAGACGGAATTATAGTTCATTTTGGTGGGCAGACGCCACTTAAACTTGCAGATGCTCTGACTAAAATAGGTGCAAATATTGCAGGGACTCCTTCTGCTGTAATTGACTTAGCAGAAGATAGAGAGCAATTTTCAAACTTTGTAATCAAACATGGGCTTAAGCAACCTGAAAATGGATTAGCTAGAACAAAAGAAGAATCTTATGTTATAGCTGAAAAGTTAGGATTTCCGGTATTAGTTCGTCCATCTTTTGTTCTTGGTGGTCGCGGTATGAGAATCGTTTATAGCCAAGATGAGCTTAAACAGTATATGGATTTAGCAGTATCAGTTTCAAACAATGCTCCAGTTCTTGTAGATAAATTCCTAGACCAAGCTATAGAACTTGATGTTGATGCTATCTGTGATGGCACTGATGTTTATATAGGTTCAGTTATGCAACATATCGAAGAGGCTGGAATTCACTCTGGGGACAGCGCCTGTTCACTTCCTCCAGTAAATCTTTCCCCTGAGATGATTGAAAAAGTTGAACAACAGACAAAGGTTATTGCTCTTGGTCTTGGTGTTGTAGGGCTTATGAATGTTCAATATGCAATCTATAAAGATGATATTTATCTTATAGAGGTAAATCCTAGAGCTTCTAGAACTGTTCCTTTTGTTTCTAAAGCGACTGGAATGCCATTAGCAAAAGTTGCGACTCGTGTAATGGTTGGTGAAACGCTTAGAAGTTCACTAGAGTATTACGATAAATATGATGTAGTTCAAGAGGTAAATGGACTTTTAAAACCTCGCCTTAAAGACCACATCTCTGTTAAAGAGGCAGTTTTCCCTTTCCATAAACTTTATGGTGCAGACCTAGTTCTTTCTCCTGAGATGAAATCAACTGGTGAAGTTATGGGCATAAGTTCTAACTTTGGTATTAGCTTTGCCAAGGCTCAACTGTCAGCTGGAAATAAAATTCCTACTGAAGGCACATGTTTCTTATCTTTTGTTGACACAGACAAAGAGCATGCTCCTGAGATTGCAAGCGGTCTTCACAAACATGGTTTTAAACTTGTTGCAACAAAAGGTACTCAAGCTATTTTAGAAGAGGCTGGTATACCATGTGAAGTTGTTCTTAAAATATCTGAAGGTCGTCCAAACATTGAAGATAGTATGAAAAATGATTCCATCCATATGGCTATCAATACTTCAGACAACAACACTTCTAAAAAAGATGCAGTGGTTATCCGTCAAGAGGTACTTAAAAGAAATATCCCGTATTTCACAACCTTAAGTGCTGCAAGAGCATTAATTCTAGCACTAGATGAGATGAAAGACGACTCATGGTCAAATGCGAAAGCACTGCAAGATTTTCTAGCTTAGCAGTGTCTGTTATTCTAACTCAAACCGACACTACTGTCGGTTTTTTATCTCAGGATTCAGACAAACTGTATGAGATAAAATCTCGTCCAACTACAAAGCCTTTTATAATAGTTTACAAAGATTTTAAAAACTTTTTACTAAATGCGAACAGAGTACCTCAGAATAAAAAACTTCTAGTTCGACGTTCAAAAAAAACAACCTTTATAATTAAAAATAGAGCCTTTAGAGTTGTTGACACTAAATTAAACTCGCAAATATTAAGAGATTTATCTTGGAACTATTCCACATCTGCAAATGAGACTCAAAAAAAATTTGATAGAGTTTTTTGTGAATCAAAAGCTGATATAATAATAGAGGATAAGAGTGGTCTAAATGAGAACAGTTCATCATCTCTTGTTAAAATAAATAGATTAAAAAGGAGAAGATTGAGATGAGCAAAATAGTACAAGCACTATTAACTGGTATTTTTTTTACATTCATTTTAGACTTTTTTATATTTTTAGGTATCAAACTTAATTATATAGATTTTTATGAGATTGATTTATATTATAACATTCTGTTTGCCGACAATCAAAATATATATATCTTCTCTTTTTTCAGTATTTTAATTGGTTTTATAATTACCTATATAAATAAAAATAAAATAACTTTTTCAACTTTAGGACTGTTTTTCTTTTTCGCAATGTTAACACTGATTGAACCAATCGGTTATAGCCTTGGGGAGAGTATGTTTATGAAAAAGAACTCAACTCTTAAAGATAAAAAATTCACATTTTACGGTGATATTTACTACGAGGGAAGAACTAAAATAACATTTTATGACCATGAACTTAAAAAAACAATACTATTAAATAAAAAGGATTTAATTAAATGAGAACAAGCAAAGCTCAATACACAGAGACACAAAATGTCTAGCAATAAACATATCTCCACTATTTCAAGAGGTGTTGCACTCGGTAGTGCCGGCATAATTATGATGAGTGTTCTAAGTGGCTGTGAAGCTCCTCAGCAGAAGCAGCAAAACCGCTATTTGGTTATTGAACAACAAACTAGTGGAAAATATATTGTAGTTGAAGAGATGCCTACAGAGGGTCCAAACCGTGCTATTATTCGTGAGAAAGATGAAAACGGAAATACAGTTGAGCGTTTCATGAATGAAACGGAGATGAAAGCCTTAGCCGAACAAGAGTACAAAAAAGTTCAAGATGGGACATCAGAAACAGTTTCAAGCAACAGTAGCGGTGCTGGAATGGGCTTGGCAGGAACTATTTTAGCCGTTGCTGCAGGCTCACTCATGGGCAATATGATTGGAAATGCTCTTATGAATAACAAGAACTTTTCTAATCGCTCAAGCTCAGTAAATAAAAGTGCTTACAGCCGTTCAGCTGCAGGCAAAGCATCAAGAGCTGGTACATCATCTAAAAGAAGTTTTTTTGGCGGTTCTAGCAGAACTTCATCTTATAGCCGTACAAGTTATGGTGGTTAATATTGATTAAAATACAAAAGATAAACCCGCTTGAAGATAAAATATTAGAAGAATTGGGCTTTAGCTGGCACACTGACAAAGATGGTAGCAAATATGTAAATAATGAGCTGGTTAAAATATCTCAAGAGGAGGCAGAGGCTTATTATGAAGCTGCAAATGAGTTATATGACATGTACGTTGAAGCGGCAGAGCATGTCATAGAGAATAACCTTTTTTTTGAGCTTGGAATCCCTTTTAATCTAATAGATGCAATAAAAAAGAGTTGGGAAAATGATGTTCACTGGCATATTTACGGTCGCTTTGATTTAGCCGGTGGCTTGGTGGATGGTAAACCAATTAAACTCATAGAGTTTAACGCAGATACTCCAACATCACTTTTTGAAACTGCCCTGCTACAATGGGCACTGCTTAAACAAAACAATATGGATGAAAACAAGCAATTTAACAATGTTTATGATGCAATCAAAGAGAACTTTAAAAGATTAGTTACCCTTTTTGATGATACCAAAAATTTTGATGAGAGATATGATGGCTGGAAAATTCTTTTCTCATCAGTAGAAGGTAATGATGAGGAGGAAGCTACAACAAGGCTACTTCAGCAAATTGCAACTGATGCGGGATTCAACACTGGCTTTGAGTATCTTCATAATGTTAGATTTGATAAAGACGGGATATTCGATGCAGATGACAATCAATACGAGTATTGGTTTAAACTCTACCCTTGGGAAGATATAGCGCATGATGAACCGGAGCTTGCAACTATCTTAACAGATATAATGCAAAATCAAAAGGCAATCATATTAAACCCTGCATACACCCTGCTCTTTCAATCGAAAGGTATGTTGAAAATATTGTATGACCTATTCCCTGACTCTCCATATCTGTTAAAAACCTCTTTCGAACCGCTAAAAAACACTCTACATGTAGAAAAAACTGTTTTTGGCAGAGAGGGGGCAAATGTAAAAATAGTCTCTTCTAATGGCAGTGTCATCGAACAAAAAGACGGTCCCTACGACAACTATAAAAAAGTTTATCAAGAGTATGTTGAGTTTAACAAAGATGAGAATGGAGCAAAATACCAGGCAGGAGTTTTCTTCGCCTATGAGGCTTGTGGATTAAGCTTTAGAAAAGGCGGTGAGATTATGGATAATATGAGTAAATTTGTGGGGCATATTATAGTTTAACTATGCCTCCTTTTCTTCTTCCTTAAAACCTTTAATAAACTCCATAAAAAACACTATGAAGATAGATAATATAAGCCCGGTTACAAAAGCAACTACAACAATCAACTTTTTCTTAGGAGCTATTGGATAATCATTTGTCATAATATTACCAATAACTTCTGAGTTTTTATAGTTATATGGTTTCATTAAAACTTTTAAAGCGTTTAACTCCTCTTCGTACTTCTCTATCTGAACTACTTCAATGTTATTTTTTTCATTCTCAAATCCTTCCAAAGAGTCTTTTAGTTTTATCAACATATCTGCTAAATATCTTTGTTCATTAATTTGTATTGTTGCTAATGTAGGGTTTATTTCCTTAATTTTTTTAAGATTGCTTTGCACATCAAGAAAATTTGTTTCATAGATTGTGATGTCTTTTTTATATCTATTTATTTTATCTAAAAGTGCTGGAAGTGTTTTGTTTTTTAAAAGAGTTAACTTTCCTTCAATCTGTTGTGCTTGAGCCTCACGGAGATTTTTCACATCATCAAGAATTTTCTTATGGTTACCTTGAACATAATCAATAACTTTTTTTAATTCTGATGAAGCTACTTTATTTGAACTGCCAACAGCTGAAATTTCCAAGAAATTTTTCTGTTTTTTCAATAAATCAATTTTAGCTTCTCTATCTTTATCATTTTTCAGAATATCTATAAATAAGATTTCTAACTCTTTTGAAAGCTCTGAGGCATTTGCGATTACTACTTTAGCATTAGCATTATCATTAGCATTAGCATTAGCAAGCTTATACTCACCAATCTTGATAATCGCTTTTACTTGATAAGTCTTTGGTGTCATATAGGCATAAATAACTGCACCGATTGTAATAAGAGAGGTAATAAGCACAATTTTAACTCTGTTTTTCATAAGAGTTCTTAACAACTCTCTTAAGTCTATCTCATACTCTTCATATCTTTGTATGTTTTGCTGACTCTCTTGCATATAAACCCTAAAATTATAATTTGTTATTTAATTGCAATTGTGGTTAAATTTGCATATAAAACCACTTAAGTTAGTCCAGAGTTGGCAGTCAAAAATCATACTAGTGGCTATCATAAAACTTTAGGAATACCTTACTATAATTCATAAACCAGATTCCAAGTCAAGCTTGAAATGACTATATTTCCGTCATTATGGATTAAATTCAGAATCTAGTTGCTAATTATTCAGAGAGTTCTATTATTATTTGCAGCCATTGGCTGTTAAGTTTGCCCTATTCTTCTCAACCGTCTTTGCTCCAATGCCTTTTACATTTGCAAGCTCGTCTATGCTTTTAAAGCAATTAGTGCTTCTATACTTAATAATCGCATCAGCTTTTTTGGCACCGATTCCATTTATACTACTGAGCTCTGTTTGATCTGCATTGTTTATATCAACAGTTCCAAACAATAAACTTACTCCAAGAAAAATCATTGTTAAAATTTTCATTTTAACCCCTTTGTTTTTATTTTTAGAGCAGTATATAATAAAATTAAATATTTTGCAACTATATTGCAAATTGTTATATTTATTTTTAAATATTTGCCTGATGATGAAACTCGGGAACAATCGCCTTTAATTTTGCCAACTTGTCTTTACATGTAAGCAACTCTTCAATATCTCTATTTAACTTATCTATATCGTAAAGTGTCGGTTTTGCAACAGTGATAGACTCATAATCCGTTTTACAGTCAGTATCATCTATCAACAACTCTTCATAGAGCTTTTCCCCTGGACGAAGCCCTGAAAACTCAATCTCAATCCCTTCTCTTCCACTTAGCTCAATCATTTTTTTAGCTAAATCAACTATCTTTATAGGCTCTCCCATATCAAGTATAAATATCTCTCCACCCGTTCCAATAGCACCGGCTTGAAGAACCAACTCACATGCCTCTGGAATAAGCATGAAATATCTTGTTATATCAGGGTGTGTTACCGTTATCTTTTGTCCATTTTCTATTTGAGATTTAAACTTTGGTATAACACTGCCGCTGCTTCCAAGTACGTTTCCAAACCTTACCGCTACTATATCCGTGCCCTTACCGTTCGAATTTTCTAAAGAAACTACGTTTTGGGCATAAAGCTCACATATACGCTTGGTTGTCCCCATTACATTAGTTGGACGTACTGCCTTGTCTGTAGAAATCATCACAAATTTTTGAACACCATATTTTATAGAAATATCTATAACGTTTTTAGTTCCAACAACATTATTTAAAATCCCTTCATATATATTTGCCTCAACCAAAGGGACATGCTTATAGGCAGCTGCATGTATAACAATTTCTGGTTTATAAGTCTTAAATGTTTCATCTAAAAATTCTTTTTTCACAACACTTTGCATTACAGGTATAGTCTCAATTTTTTGCAACTCCTGCTCTATAGCATAAAGATTATATTCACTATGATCTAGCAGTATTAACTTTTTGGCTCCAAACCTTTCACACTGTCTGCAAATCTCACTCCCAATACTTCCACCGGCACCAGTCACTAGAATAGTTTTACCTTTTATAAAAGCCGATATTTTACTTTTGTCCAAATCCTGAGGGTGGCGTGCGAGTAAATCTTCTACCGATACATTTTTTAGCTGCATAGCAAAATCTTTACTCTCTAAAATCTCATCCATTGAGGGCAGTATCTGTATAGCTTTAAAGTATTTAGATAAATTATCGTAAATCTCTTTTATCCTATTTTGTGATGCCGATGGTATTGCAATAACTAATAAGTCAAATTTATCATCGCCTATCTTCTCTTTTAGTTTTTGCTTTGATATCACTCTAATCGCATCTATTGAGCGGTTTTGAATTATTTTGTCATCATCAACAAAATATTTAACTTTATACACACTATTTGTAAATTCTGACTCTAGCTTTATACCAGCTCTTCCAGCACCATAAATAACAACTGATTTTGTTTTAGTAATTTGACTCCTGTTAATTAGGTAGTAGTAAAAATACATAGTAAAGTTTATCGCAAAGAGATATAAAAAAAGTTCAGAAGCTAAAAATGAAAATCTTACCTCACCATAAAAAATAGGAAAATAGACAAAAAATGCGGAGATATACACAAAACTTTTTATAATAAATGTTTTTTGAGAAGCCTTTGACCACGAGAGGGAGTAGTCATTAAAGATAAATGCCGATGCAAGCATACGAACAGACACAACACTAATCACAAGATTAAAATCAAATGGCATATGAAATATAAAAAATGTCCACCAGAATGTGCCAAAGGTAAAAATAATAATTACCAAAAAGTTTAATATTCTTTTATCTATATTTATCAATTGTATTTCCCTATTCTCACATTTTTTCCATATACTTCAGTGTAGTATTTATACAATATCTCAATCCATGCAAGTTGTTTTTTTAGTAACAATTTATCTAGTGTTAACTTATCTTTCATCATAACAATACCGCCTTTTGAAATATAAGCTTAGTAAATGGGTTTGTAAGTGTCCCATCGTCAATAACTATGTCCATCTTCTGCTCACCAAACTTTTCAAAAAATGAAAGTCTCAATTTTCGTAAATCTTTTTTTCTTAACTTATCAGATAAAATTAGTAAATCTATATCTCCGCCCCGCCTTGTGTCATCCACCCTGCTCCCAAACAGATATAACCTTGCATCGCTAGATAATTCATAAAGTTTATTTTTCAATAACGTTATCTCTTCTTTTGACAATCTCATAACTATTTACCTACTTTTCACATTTGTTTTAATTTGTTGAAGTATATTATAAAAATTAAAATTTAACAAATTTAATTTTTAAATGTATTTTGCGCAAAACTCCTCAGTATTTAGTAACTCTACTTCAGATGAGTAAAAATTTTTATCATTTGATATTATAAGCTCACATTCTGATTTTTTAGCCAGTATATACTGAAGAGTATCCTCTAAATCCTTATAGTTTTTATCCTTATTCATCAATTGACATGCCAGTGATATCTCTTTATTTGAGAACTCTATAACTTTACAAATTTTATTTATTCTTTCAATCCCACTCAAGGCATTTGCTTTATCTTCCTTTGCCAAGATATAGTAAATAGTTGTTATTAAATCACAGCTAGTGTATATCCCTATTCCATTTTGTGTCAAATACTTCAATATATCCAAGCTTTCCTGATATCTTTTTCTATTCCTGTCATTAATATCAATAAAGATATTAGCATCTATAAAAACCTTTTTATACATTCATATTCGCTTTGATTTCTTGGATTGTCAAATCTCCATAAAGGCCTGTACCACTTCCAGCAAAAGCATTTAGTGCTTCCAATTTTTCATCAATAGAAATCTCTTGATATCTCTCCTCTATCAAATCTTTAACAACCTGTGTCTGAGTAATATTTTCTCTGCTCGCTATTTCTTTTAAATGTTCTACTATTTCATCATCAAGTAAAAAATTTTTTCTTATTGTCATAATATCCACCCCACAATCTAATTATATGTATTATAACATACATATAACTACATACTTATTCAAAAGCTTTTTTAGTATCGATAAACCTTATGACAATGTAAAGAATAATCAACGAGAAGACAAAAGCGACAAATATGTTCGAGACAAAATAAACTAAACCAAACAACACAATATTTACCAAAACTGAAAAAATAGTAACTCTATCGTGAGCCCATCCACTTTGTGTTAATCTTTGGTATGCATGTTTTCTATGAGCTTGGCTTAACTGCTCACCATTTTTATATCTTCTAAGTAGTGTTAATGTTGCATCGAACCAAAACAGACCAAAAAGTACTATCCAAACCCACAAATTAGAACTTTCCTGATTTGCATAATAGATGGTAAATATAGCAACATTGTAACCTAGTAGTGTACTTCCAACATCCCCCATAAAAATCTTGGCCTTATGCCAGTTCCAAACTAAAAAGCCTAAAACTGCTACTATTAACACCAAAAAATGACTTCCGCCAAAAAGTAAAAATCCTGCAATTCCAAGAAACACAGCTTCACTACCGGCATACCCATCTATGCCATCTAAAAAGTTATAAAGATTTATAAACCAGATTATCATAAAAAATGCAAAAATATTTGTAAATAACTGATTCTCAATGGAAAATAAACCTAGTTCAAAACTTCCTAGTCCGCCTAAAAAGTATAGCCCTAAAAGAGCAACTAAAGTTTGTGCAACTAATCTAACCTTTGCACTAAGTTCATATAAATCATCAAGGTAACTAACAACTGATATAACAATACCAACCATTAAAGCAAAATACAAAGAGCTATTTATATCGTTTATATAATAGAGATACGATATTCCAATAAACCAAGTAACTGCTATAGCTATGCCACCGCCATGAGGAGTTGGTACAGTGTGAGAACTTCTATCGTTCACCTCTGCAACAAATGATTTTTTTATGGCATAGTTTTTTATAAAATAAGTAAGATAAAAAGATAAAAAAGATAAAAAGATATAAATCATTTAATATACCTCCTCATGAGTTCCTATATCGATTGGTATTATCTCATCATCTTCTATAATAAAGTCTATTACTACTCGATATTTCATATTTATAGACACACTGTGATACTCTTGTAGTCCACCTTTTAATTTATGTAACCTCAAAGATGGATGCCACGGGTCTAGCTCTAGTAATTTTATTGTTTTTGCATATCTATCTAGAACTTCAGGATGCTTTTTTATAAACTTTTTTAATTTTTTAAAATACTCATCAGTTCTTACAATCTTATAATTCATCCATCAGCTCTTTTATATGTTCTGATGCACTCTGAGTTTTATAATTTCCATTTTTGATATCCTGCATAGTTTTCATATATGCTATATCTAGTTCATTTTTTCTAAATTCTTTGTATCTCTCTATATCAATTACAACATATCTGTCTTTACCGCGAACATTGATTATCAACTCATCAAACTTATCTAACAAGCTTCCAAATATAGAAACGCCCTTCGTTTTCACTTCATTTGCACTTATTACCATAATAGTATCCTTAATAGTACTTTTAAAAGTATTATAACATAAGTTAAGTCACTTCTCCATTTGTCATAAACCTAATCCCATCTTCCACCGTATATAAGTTTTTAAATTCTAATATATCTTTTGTAAGTCTGTTATCTACTACTAAGCTCCCATAAAGTCTTTTATGAAAAGATGGCTTAACAAGTTTCAGCAATGTTTCAAAAAATGGAATTTTTATCAAATACACTTTTTTATCTAACTCTTTAGCAATTAACTCAATCAATTTTGTAGTACTAATGGCCTCATCATCAGAAGCTAAAAATACACCAGAACCAGTCATTCCATCCACACTCGCCATTCCATTCATACTCGCCATTCCACTCACATCCGTCATTCCAAACTTGATTTGGAATCTAACAACTGCATCTATCAAATGACAAAGATTTCCAATATAAACCATACTTCGCTTATTATCTATCCCACCAAATGGCAAAACAGAAACTTTTTGCACTAAACTAACAAGATTTTTAATATTTGCTTTAACACCATAACCATAAACTATAGGTGTTCGTATGATACTTACTTTAAAACCATCATCTTCAAGCTTTTGTAGTTCTTGCTCAGCTTTTAGCTTACTCTTTCCATACTCATCTTCAGGAGAACAAATACTGTTTTCGGTATAAGCTATATCTGTCTCTTCCCCATACACCTTAACTGTACTCATAAATATAAAATGCTTAACTCCACCCTCTTTAGCTTTTTTAGCTAACTCCAAAGTCTGAGTAACATTTACTTTTTCATACTCTTCTTTAGTTGCTCCACCCATCTGATGAACCAGAGCAGCAAGATGAATCACAACATCTACATCTTCTACATGTATAGATTTAAAATCATCATTTAAAAATGAAAATCTTGCTATTTTATAATTTGCAGCGTATTTATTTACAAAGTAGTTTCCTATAAAACCATTTGAACCTGTTAGCAATAATTTCATTTCTCTTTCCCAATTAATAAATCCAATAATGAAGAAATTATCTTTTCCTTATTGAAAACTGTATTTGTCAGTTTTCGACCATTTCTAGTAAATTCCTCTATTTCTTTAGGGTTTGCATATATGGCTTTTTCAAAAACATTTTTAATATCTTCTATATTATCAGGTTCTGTACAAAACCCCAAA
This window encodes:
- a CDS encoding NAD-dependent epimerase/dehydratase family protein, with the translated sequence MKLLLTGSNGFIGNYFVNKYAANYKIARFSFLNDDFKSIHVEDVDVVIHLAALVHQMGGATKEEYEKVNVTQTLELAKKAKEGGVKHFIFMSTVKVYGEETDIAYTENSICSPEDEYGKSKLKAEQELQKLEDDGFKVSIIRTPIVYGYGVKANIKNLVSLVQKVSVLPFGGIDNKRSMVYIGNLCHLIDAVVRFQIKFGMTDVSGMASMNGMASVDGMTGSGVFLASDDEAISTTKLIELIAKELDKKVYLIKIPFFETLLKLVKPSFHKRLYGSLVVDNRLTKDILEFKNLYTVEDGIRFMTNGEVT
- a CDS encoding MraY family glycosyltransferase — translated: MIYIFLSFLSFYLTYFIKNYAIKKSFVAEVNDRSSHTVPTPHGGGIAIAVTWFIGISYLYYINDINSSLYFALMVGIVISVVSYLDDLYELSAKVRLVAQTLVALLGLYFLGGLGSFELGLFSIENQLFTNIFAFFMIIWFINLYNFLDGIDGYAGSEAVFLGIAGFLLFGGSHFLVLIVAVLGFLVWNWHKAKIFMGDVGSTLLGYNVAIFTIYYANQESSNLWVWIVLFGLFWFDATLTLLRRYKNGEQLSQAHRKHAYQRLTQSGWAHDRVTIFSVLVNIVLFGLVYFVSNIFVAFVFSLIILYIVIRFIDTKKAFE
- a CDS encoding type II toxin-antitoxin system RelE/ParE family toxin — protein: MNYKIVRTDEYFKKLKKFIKKHPEVLDRYAKTIKLLELDPWHPSLRLHKLKGGLQEYHSVSINMKYRVVIDFIIEDDEIIPIDIGTHEEVY
- a CDS encoding prevent-host-death protein, producing the protein MVISANEVKTKGVSIFGSLLDKFDELIINVRGKDRYVVIDIERYKEFRKNELDIAYMKTMQDIKNGNYKTQSASEHIKELMDEL